In Mercurialis annua linkage group LG5, ddMerAnnu1.2, whole genome shotgun sequence, a single genomic region encodes these proteins:
- the LOC126680204 gene encoding UPF0481 protein At3g47200-like yields MLELERWAVEISNELEKTEADTKTETERWRKSSIYKVPASIADVNTKLYTPQMVSFGPYHHGRPHLIPMEEHKRRALLQFLKRAKKPLKVFVEAVAEELQCLKDCYYEISERWKQDDDGFVQLMILDGCFMLEILRVGNDLIDDYAPDDPIFGNRGRYCVLPYIRVDMLMLENQLPLLVLYKMLAVESGEMDEEPINRLILKFCFLVSPGVPIGNCLHALDIYRKMQIFEFKTRKTDIVGRSSRLQFEYTDIDLSATDLYDSGIRFRKSKNVSISSISFRSGVLKLPAMVYDLQTERLMLNLMAFEWCHSGISIEVTEYICFMYYLIRSDRDVALLRSYGIIQNYLDSDRDVVLLLSSLSRNSVTEVDSKLNRVRLMVNGYCTRPWNKCRAYLVRNYFKSPWTAVNLIAAIILFLLTFAQTVYTVYPYYHRNEPRPRTP; encoded by the exons ATGTTAGAATTAGAGAGGTGGGCAGTTGAGATATCAAACGAGCTCGAGAAGACGGAAGCAGATACAAAAACGGAGACGGAGCGGTGGAGAAAAAGCTCAATATACAAAGTTCCGGCGAGCATCGCCGACGTGAATACGAAACTATATACGCCACAAATGGTCTCATTTGGTCCTTATCACCACGGCAGGCCACATTTGATTCCGATGGAGGAGCACAAAAGGAGAGCGCTGCTCCAGTTTCTTAAGAGGGCAAAAAAGCCATTGAAGGTGTTTGTGGAAGCTGTAGCTGAAGAATTGCAGTGTTTAAAAGACTGTTATTATGAGATTTCTGAACGTTGGAAGCAAGATGATGATGGTTTTGTGCAGCTGATGATTCTTGATGGATGTTTTATGCTGGAAATTCTTCGAGTTGGTAATGACTTGATCGATGATTATGCTCCTGATGATCCAATATTTGGGAATCGTGGGAGATATTGTGTTCTGCCATATATCAGGGTTGACATGTTGATGCTTGAAAATCAACTGCCACTTCTGGTTCTTTACAAAATGCTTGCGGTTGAATCTGGAGAAATG GATGAAGAACCTATCAACAGGCTCATACTTAAATTTTGCTTTCTGGTATCTCCGGGGGTACCTATTGGCAACTGCTTGCACGCATTAGACATCTACAGAAAAATGCAAATTTTTGAATTCAAAACGAGGAAAACAGATATAGTTGGACGATCAAGTAGACTGCAGTTTGAATATACTGATATAGACCTATCTGCAACAGATCTGTATGATTCAGGAATTCGATTCCGGAAGAGTAAAAATGTAAGCATAAGTAGCATTTCATTTCGCTCTGGAGTGTTGAAGCTTCCGGCCATGGTATATGATTTGCAAACAGAGCGGTTAATGCTTAATCTCATGGCGTTCGAGTGGTGTCATTCGGGCATATCAATCGAAGTTACTGAATACATTTGCTTTATGTACTATTTGATCCGGAGTGATAGAGATGTCGCGCTCCTACGTTCCTATGGTATCATCCAAAATTATCTAGACAGCGATAGAGATGTCGTTCTATTACTCAGTTCTCTATCCAGGAACAGCGTAACGGAGGTGGATAGCAAACTGAATCGTGTACGCCTTATGGTAAACGGCTACTGCACAAGGCCTTGGAATAAGTGTCGTGCCTATTTGGTTCGTAACTATTTTAAAAGTCCTTGGACTGCTGTTAATCTTATTGCAGCAATTATTCTATTTCTCCTCACGTTTGCTCAGACTGTATATACAGTCTATCCTTACTACCACCGAAATGAACCTCGTCCACGCACTCCTTAG